From a single Carassius auratus strain Wakin chromosome 38, ASM336829v1, whole genome shotgun sequence genomic region:
- the LOC113057501 gene encoding oligodendrocyte transcription factor 3-like, with the protein MDSDASSTCSRSSSPELAVGSSFFSNKVFQAYCADRETGQSRPEKSPQSTGSGGKSRTQADHSKDGLQDLRLKVNSRERKRMHDLNQAMDGLREVMPYAQGPSVRKLSKISTLLLARNYILMLSSSLEEMKKLIGDVYGASGQSHSARRVLPPTSAAPVSQLSLLSLAPSLHSLVGSTSQHTSTPTMVQAPHSPPSAGYLGFPAPPLPTLMKDPLHLSSSYRHFPGMPCPCSLCQPLPASTASLHSLPMGK; encoded by the coding sequence ATGGATTCTGATGCAAGCTCCACATGCAGTCGGTCATCTTCACCAGAGCTGGCTGTGGGCTCCAGCTTTTTCTCAAACAAGGTGTTTCAAGCTTACTGTGCAGATAGAGAAACGGGGCAGTCCAGGCCTGAAAAATCACCACAGAGCACCGGATCCGGCGGAAAGAGCCGTACACAGGCCGATCACTCCAAAGACGGCCTGCAAGATCTACGTCTCAAAGTGAACAGCCGTGAGCGCAAACGCATGCACGACCTCAACCAGGCCATGGACGGGCTCCGTGAGGTGATGCCCTACGCGCAGGGCCCATCTGTACGCAAGCTGTCGAAAATCTCCACCCTGCTCCTCGCCAGAAACTACATCCTCATGCTGTCCAGCTCTCTGGAGGAGATGAAGAAGCTAATAGGTGATGTTTATGGAGCCAGTGGTCAGAGTCACTCAGCTAGACGGGTTCTACCACCAACTTCAGCTGCCCCGGTGTCACAGTTGTCGCTGCTCTCGCTTGCCCCGTCTCTGCACTCTCTGGTGGGCAGCACTTCCCAGCACACCTCCACACCAACAATGGTCCAAGCCCCTCATTCTCCACCCTCGGCTGGATATCTGGGTTTCCCTGCTCCACCTCTTCCCACCCTGATGAAAGACCCTCTGCATCTCTCCAGCAGCTACAGGCATTTCCCCGGCATGCCTTGCCCATGCTCCCTCTGCCAGCCTCTCCCTGCTTCCACAGCCAGCCTGCACAGCCTCCCCATGGGGAAGTGA